In Candidatus Kerfeldbacteria bacterium, a single genomic region encodes these proteins:
- a CDS encoding YibE/F family protein, with protein MNFTKKNIILMIVIAGLIPWLAHAQTEAQPQGDVFTARVTAVVSEQTVSVETGGTVVQQVLKLRALDGERAGQELIFDGTKIQAIAQNTYAVGDKVIVAHSLGVDGADQFYVVDFVRRSPLYWLAALFAAIVVVVGRLKGIRALFVLALSFLVIFWFIIPQIVAGSSPLVISIIGTFGILVFAIYLTEGFHRSSTIAVTSIFISLVITALLALWFTALTKLTGFASEEAIYLIGLGEGNINIRGLLLAGIIIGALGVLDDVAVSQTALVGELRQANPRLTNRELYRRAMRVGISHMGSMVNTLFFAYAGAALPLLILFSSSEINAPTFSQGINSEMVATEIVRTMVGSIGLILAVPITTALAVWWGTRSRDRLLQDEQQRHQSDPHNHRTELGS; from the coding sequence ATGAATTTTACGAAAAAAAATATTATTTTGATGATTGTGATTGCCGGTCTCATTCCGTGGTTGGCGCACGCACAAACGGAGGCTCAGCCCCAAGGTGATGTCTTTACGGCGCGGGTTACGGCTGTAGTCAGTGAGCAAACGGTTTCAGTTGAGACAGGTGGAACGGTCGTGCAGCAGGTATTGAAGTTGCGAGCGTTGGACGGTGAGCGGGCGGGGCAGGAGCTGATTTTTGATGGAACTAAGATCCAGGCGATAGCACAGAATACCTACGCAGTCGGCGATAAGGTTATCGTTGCACATAGTTTGGGGGTCGATGGCGCTGACCAATTCTATGTGGTGGATTTTGTGCGGCGATCGCCATTGTACTGGCTCGCCGCTCTCTTTGCTGCCATAGTCGTCGTGGTTGGCCGGTTGAAAGGTATTCGGGCACTGTTCGTGCTCGCGCTCTCTTTCCTGGTAATTTTTTGGTTTATTATCCCGCAGATTGTAGCTGGCTCTTCGCCGCTCGTTATAAGTATTATTGGCACGTTTGGTATTTTAGTATTTGCCATTTATCTGACGGAGGGGTTTCATCGCAGTTCTACCATTGCCGTTACCTCGATATTTATCTCTTTGGTGATTACCGCGCTGCTCGCCCTTTGGTTTACTGCGCTGACAAAATTAACCGGTTTTGCCAGCGAAGAAGCGATTTATTTGATCGGATTAGGCGAAGGGAACATTAATATCCGTGGATTGCTTTTAGCTGGAATTATCATTGGTGCGCTGGGCGTGCTGGATGATGTGGCAGTTTCGCAGACCGCCTTGGTAGGCGAATTGCGCCAGGCCAATCCGAGATTAACCAATCGAGAATTATATCGTCGAGCGATGCGTGTGGGTATATCCCATATGGGCTCTATGGTTAATACGTTATTTTTTGCTTATGCCGGTGCGGCGCTTCCCTTGCTCATATTATTTAGCTCATCAGAAATTAACGCACCAACATTTTCGCAGGGGATTAATAGTGAAATGGTAGCTACTGAAATTGTGCGGACGATGGTTGGTAGTATCGGATTAATTTTAGCGGTGCCGATTACTACTGCATTAGCCGTGTGGTGGGGGACGAGATCTCGCGATAGGTTACTCCAGGACGAGCAGCAGCGCCATCAGTCCGATCCCCACAATCATCGCACCGAGCTGGGCAGCTGA
- a CDS encoding ZIP family metal transporter, which produces MTSIWLQTLISVTLVSLVSFIGAVTISLSIDRLRKMLLLLVSFAAGSLIGDAFLHLLPEAYAQDDGSMRIPLLIITGIVVFFALEKFLHWRHCHIPTTEQHRHPVGLNNLIGDGFHNLLDGMIIAGAFLVDTTLGVATTLAVILHEIPQEIGDFSILIHAGYTKKRALFFNVISAIIAILGAVIALTIANSSAVAERYFIPLTIGGFIYIVAADLIPELKREEHLGKSAAQLGAMIVGIGLMALLLVLE; this is translated from the coding sequence ATGACTTCAATCTGGCTCCAAACCCTTATCAGCGTCACTCTCGTCAGCCTTGTCTCATTTATTGGGGCAGTGACTATTTCGCTATCAATTGATCGGCTCCGTAAAATGCTATTGCTGCTGGTCAGTTTTGCAGCCGGCTCATTGATTGGCGATGCATTTTTGCATTTACTCCCCGAAGCTTATGCCCAAGATGACGGAAGTATGCGCATCCCCTTGCTCATCATCACCGGCATTGTGGTATTTTTTGCCCTGGAGAAATTTCTTCACTGGCGCCATTGCCATATCCCCACCACGGAACAACACCGCCACCCCGTCGGTTTAAATAACCTCATCGGTGACGGCTTTCATAATCTGCTGGATGGCATGATTATTGCGGGGGCTTTCCTGGTGGATACCACCCTCGGCGTGGCCACCACCCTCGCGGTCATCCTGCATGAAATCCCTCAGGAAATCGGCGACTTCAGCATTCTTATTCACGCCGGATACACTAAAAAACGGGCGCTGTTTTTCAATGTCATCTCAGCGATAATCGCAATCCTCGGTGCAGTCATCGCGCTGACCATCGCCAATAGCTCTGCGGTGGCAGAGCGCTACTTCATTCCCTTAACGATTGGTGGATTCATTTATATTGTCGCCGCGGACCTCATCCCCGAGCTCAAACGCGAAGAGCATTTAGGCAAATCAGCTGCCCAGCTCGGTGCGATGATTGTGGGGATCGGACTGATGGCGCTGCTGCTCGTCCTGGAGTAA
- a CDS encoding transcriptional repressor gives MPPEDKLKQTHTKITRPRTLVLDYLAKQQKPKTIQEIVRGLRRTGIDQASIYRTIELLLKLEVIFEELILGERKFYAADSPHHHAVCRRCRTIACLPCTTEIPAPKGFTQVIHQVSITGLCQQCAH, from the coding sequence ATGCCACCTGAGGATAAACTCAAACAAACCCATACGAAGATAACCCGACCACGCACATTGGTGCTGGATTATTTGGCTAAACAACAGAAGCCAAAAACAATCCAGGAAATAGTTCGCGGCCTGAGGCGAACCGGCATTGACCAAGCCTCAATCTATCGGACGATTGAATTATTATTAAAACTAGAAGTTATTTTTGAGGAACTTATTTTGGGTGAACGAAAATTTTACGCCGCTGATTCTCCCCACCATCACGCAGTCTGCCGCCGCTGCCGCACAATCGCCTGTCTCCCCTGCACTACAGAAATACCAGCGCCAAAAGGATTTACCCAGGTGATACACCAAGTATCCATTACTGGCCTGTGCCAGCAATGCGCACACTAA